From the Hevea brasiliensis isolate MT/VB/25A 57/8 chromosome 15, ASM3005281v1, whole genome shotgun sequence genome, one window contains:
- the LOC110668875 gene encoding glutamate decarboxylase 4-like, with protein sequence MVLSKLASESDVSVHCTFASRYVRESLPRYKMLENSIPKEAAFQIINDELMLDGKPRLNLASFVTTWMEPECDKLIMDAMNKNYVDMDEYPVTTELQNRCVNMIAHLFNAPLGDSEAAIGVGTVGSSEAIMLAGLAFKRKWQNKRKAEGKPHDKPNIVTGANVQVCWEKFARYFEVELKEVKLREGYYVMDPKKAVEMVDENTICVAAILGSTLNGEFEDVKLLNDLLLEKNKVTGWDTPIHVDAASGGFIAPFLWPELEWDFRLPLVKSINVSGHKYGLVYAGVGWVIWRSKENLPEELIFHINYLGTNQPTFTLNFSKGSSQIIAQYYQLIRLGYEGYRNVMENCHQNAIVLKEGLEKTGRFNIVSKEIGVPLVAFSLKDNTRHTEFEIAEMLRRFGWIVPAYTMPADAQHVTVLRVVIREDFSRTLAERIVLDITKVLHDLDSLPAKINARMSVVAEQKNGTVVKKTAIETQREITTYWKNFVMAKKNNNNTIC encoded by the exons atGGTGCTCTCAAAATTAGCTTCAGAGTCTGATGTCTCCGTACATTGCACCTTCGCCTCTCGCTATGTCCGGGAGTCACTTCCAAG GTACAAGATGCTGGAGAACTCAATACCCAAGGAAGCTGCATTCCAGATTATAAACGACGAGCTGATGCTGGATGGGAAGCCAAGGCTGAACTTGGCATCCTTTGTGACTACTTGGATGGAGCCTGAATGTGATAAGCTTATTATGGACGCCATGAACAAGAACTATGTTGACATGGATGAGTACCCTGTTACCACTGAGCTTCAG AATCGGTGTGTGAACATGATAGCACATCTATTCAATGCACCGCTGGGAGACTCCGAGGCGGCCATCGGCGTCGGAACAGTGGGATCATCGGAGGCTATAATGCTTGCAGGGCTTGCTTTCAAGAGAAAGTGGCAGAACAAGCGCAAGGCTGAAGGAAAACCTCATGACAAGCCCAACATTGTCACTGGTGCCAATGTTCAGGTATGCTGGGAGAAATTTGCAAGGTACTTTGAAGTTGAACTCAAGGAAGTGAAGCTAAGGGAAGGCTACTATGTCATGGACCCTAAAAAAGCTGTGGAAATGGTGGACGAAAACACTATCTGTGTGGCTGCCATCTTGGGTTCTACCCTTAATGGAGAATTCGAAGATGTCAAGCTTCTGAATGATCTGTTGTTAGAGAAGAACAAAGTCACTGGGTGGGATACTCCCATTCACGTGGATGCAGCTAGTGGAGGATTTATTGCACCATTCTTGTGGCCAGAGCTTGAATGGGACTTCAGGCTTCCATTGGTGAAGAGCATTAATGTCAGCGGCCACAAATATGGTCTTGTCTATGCTGGAGTTGGGTGGGTCATTTGGAGGAGCAAAGAAAACTTGCCTGAAGAGCTCATCTTCCACATCAACTACCTGGGAACTAATCAACCCACTTTCACTCTCAATTTCTCCAAGG GTTCTAGCCAAATCATTGCTCAGTACTATCAACTGATCCGCCTAGGCTACGAGGGGTACCGAAATGTGATGGAGAATTGCCACCAAAACGCTATTGTCCTGAAAGAGGGACTAGAGAAAACAGGACGCTTCAACATTGTGTCCAAGGAAATTGGAGTTCCCCTGGTGGCATTTTCACTAAAGGACAATACCCGACACACCGAATTTGAGATAGCTGAAATGCTACGTCGTTTCGGATGGATTGTCCCTGCCTACACCATGCCAGCAGATGCTCAGCATGTGACAGTGCTCCGCGTGGTTATTAGAGAAGATTTCTCTCGCACTCTGGCGGAGCGCATTGTGCTTGACATCACAAAGGTGCTCCACGACCTGGATTCGCTGCCTGCCAAAATCAACGCTAGAATGTCTGTTGTAGCTGAACAGAAGAATGGTACGGTGGTGAAGAAAACTGCCATTGAGACCCAGAGGGAAATCACCACTTACTGGAAAAATTTTGTCATGGCCAAGAAGAATAACAACAACACTATTTGTTAA